The following proteins come from a genomic window of Rattus norvegicus strain BN/NHsdMcwi chromosome 8, GRCr8, whole genome shotgun sequence:
- the Adamts7 gene encoding A disintegrin and metalloproteinase with thrombospondin motifs 7 isoform X3 translates to MGLLQPTVRTWIMSATLCGARWGPPVTPRWMLLWMVRAVGRTRPKNKGKYCVGERKRYRLCNLQACPPDRPSFRHTQCSQFDSMLYKGKLHKWVPVLNDENPCELHCRPFNYSNREKLRDAVMDGTPCYQGRISRDICIDGICKKVGCDFELDSGAEEDRCGVCRGDGSTCHTVSRTFKEAEGMGYVDVGLIPAGAREILIEEVAEAANFLALRSEDPDKYFLNGGWTIQWNGDYQVAGTTFTYTRKGNWETLTSPGPTTEPVWIQLLFQERNPGVHYKYTIQRASHSEAQPPEFSWHYGPWSKCPVTCGTGVQRQSLYCMEKQAGIVDEGHCDHLSRPRDRKRKCNEEPCPARWWVGDWQPCSRSCGPGGFFRRAVFCTRSVGLDEQRALEPSACGHLPRPLAEIPCYHYVACPSSWGVGNWSQYSTYIVDTGASGSGSSSPELFNEVDFDPHQPVPRPSPASSPKPVSISNAIDEEDPELDPPGPVFVDDFYYDYNFINFHEDLSYGSFEESHSDLVDIGGQTVPPHIRPTEPPSDSPVPTAGAPGAEEEGIQGSWSPSPLLSEASHSPPVLLENTPVNPLANFLTEEESPIGAPELGLPSVSWPPASVDGMVTSVAPGNPDELLVREDTQSQPSTPWSDRNKLSKDGNPLGPTSPALPKSPFPTQPSSPSNSTTQASLSPDAVEVSTGWNVALDPVLEADLKPVHGELRPTVEMASPPLPSMATVPGVWGRESPLEPGTSTSSTPGLSSQNLKTLTVPGTFLLTAPTDPGLLDQIQTPHTEGTQSPGLLPRPAQETQTNSSKDPAVQPLQPSLVEDGAPTDLLPAKNASWQVGNWSQCSTTCGLGAIWRLVRCSSGNDEDCTLSSRPQPARHCHLRPCAAWRAGNWSKCSRNCGGGSATRDVQCVDTRDLRPLRPFHCQPGPTKPPTRQLCGTQPCLPWYTSSWRECSEACGGGEQQRLVTCPEPGLCEESLRPNNTRPCNTHPCTQWVVGPWGQCSAPCGGGVQRRLVKCVNTQTGLAEEDSDLCSHEAWPESSRPCATEDCELVEPSRCERDRLPFNFCETLRLLGRCQLPTIRAQCCRSCPPLSRGVPSRGHQRVARR, encoded by the exons ATGGGCCTTCTTCAGCCTACTGTGAGGACGTGGAT AATGTCTGCTACACTCTGTGGTGCTCGGTGGGGACCACCTGTCACTCCAAGATGGATGCTGCTGTGGATGGTACGAGCTGTGGGAAGAACAAG GCCTAAGAACAAAGGCAAGTACTGTGTGGGGGAGCGGAAGCGGTACCGGCTCTGCAACCTGCAGGCCTGCCCACCAGACCGTCCCTCTTTCCGCCACACCCAGTGTAGCCAGTTTGATAGCATGCTGTACAAGGGGAAACTACACAAATGGGTGCCTGTGCTCAACGACG AGAACCCATGTGAGCTGCACTGCCGGCCCTTCAACTACTCCAACAGAGAGAAGCTGAGGGATGCTGTGATGGATGGCACCCCTTGCTACCAAGGCCGCATCAGCCGTGACATCTGCATCGATGGCATTTGCAAG AAAGTGGGCTGTGACTTTGAGCTTGACTCTGGTGCTGAGGAGGACCGCTGTGGGGTGTGCCGGGGGGATGGTTCTACTTGCCATACCGTGAGCAGGACCTTCAAGGAGGCTGAAGGCATGG GGTATGTGGATGTAGGGCTGATCCCAGCTGGAGCCCGAGAGATTCTCATTGAGGAGGTGGCCGAGGCTGCCAACTTCCTGGCCCTGCGGAGTGAGGACCCAGACAAGTACTTCCTCAATGGCGGCTGGACCATCCAGTGGAATGGGGACTACCAGGTGGCAGGCACTACCTTCACCTATACACGCAAGGGCAACTGGGAGACCCTCACATCCCCAGGCCCCACCACTGAGCCTGTCTGGATCCAG CTGCTATTCCAGGAGAGAAACCCTGGGGTACACTACAAGTATACCATCCAGAGGGCCAGCCACAGTGAAGCCCAGCCACCTGAGTTCTCCTGGCACTATGGGCCCTGGAGCAAGTGCCCAGTCACCTGTGGGACAG GTGTGCAGAGGCAGAGTTTGTACTGCATGGAGAAGCAGGCAGGAATTGTAGATGAGGGACACTGTGACCATCTGAGTCGGCCCCGTGACCGCAAGAGGAAATGCAATGAGGAGCCCTGTCCTGCCAG GTGGTGGGTAGGGGACTGGCAGCCGTGTTCCCGATCCTGTGGGCCTGGAGGTTTCTTTCGCCGGGCTGTGTTCTGCACACGTAGTGTAGGGCTGGATGAGCAGCGTGCCCTTGAGCCATCTGCTTGTGGACATCTTCCCCGTCCCTTGGCTGAAATCCCGTGCTACCATTATGTTGCCTGTCCTTCCTCCTGGGGTGTGGGGAACTGGTCTCAG TATTCCACGTACATAGTGGACACAGGTGCCTCTGGGAGCGGCTCCTCCAGTCCCGAGCTCTTCAATGAGGTTGACTTCGACCCGCACCAGCCGGTCCCACGCCCTTCCCCAGCATCCTCACCCAAGCCAGTCAGCATCAGCAACGCTATTGATGAGGAAGACCCGGAACTGGATCCGCCAGGGCCTGTGTTTGTGGATGATTTCTATTATGACTACAATTTCATTAACTTCCACGAAGACCTGTCCTATGGGTCCTTTGAAGAATCCCATTCAGACCTGGTTGATATTGGGGGTCAGACAGTACCACCTCACATCAGACCCACTGAACCCCCCTCAGATTCTCCAGTGCCTACTGCAGGAGCTCCtggagctgaggaagagggcattCAGGGATCTTGGTCTCCTAGCCCTTTACTCAGTGAGGCTAGCCATTCCCCACCAGTATTATTAGAGAATACCCCTGTGAACCCCTTGGCCAATTTCTTGACCGAGGAAGAGAGTCCCATAGGGGCCCCTGAACTTGGGCTCCCCAGCGTGTCCTGGCCCCCTGCTTCAGTTGATGGAATGGTGACATCTGTTGCCCCTGGAAACCCTGATGAGTTGCTAGTGAGAGAAGATACGCAGAGCCAGCCATCCACTCCATGGTCTGACAGGAACAAGCTTTCTAAAGATGGTAACCCCTTGGGTCCTACATCACCTGCCCTTCCCAAGAGCCCTTTCCCCACCCAGCCCTCATCACCCTCCAACAGTACTACCCAAGCTTCTCTGAGTCCTGATGCAGTAGAGGTGTCGACAGGATGGAATGTGGCCTTGGACCCTGTGCTAGAGGCTGACCTGAAGCCTGTACACGGTGAGCTGCGACCCACTGTGGAGATGGcttctcctccacttccttccaTGGCCACTGTGCCAGGTGTCTGGGGCAGGGAGAGCCCTCTTGAACCAGGGACTTCCACCTCTTCAACCCCAGGACTGAGCTCACAGAACCTAAAAACTCTGACAGTGCCGGGGACCTTCCTTTTGACAGCACCAACTGATCCAGGACTACTGGACCAGATACAGACCCCTCACACCGAGGGGACCCAGAGTCCTGGGTTGTTACCTAGACCAGCTCAGGAGACTCAAACTAACAGTAGCAAGGACCCTGCAGTCCAGCCTTTGCAGCCCAGCCTAGTGGAGGACGGCGCCCCTACAGATCTGCTGCCTGCCAAGAATGCCAGTTGGCAAGTAGGAAACTGGAGCCAG TGTTCCACTACCTGTGGCCTGGGTGCCATTTGGAGGCTTGTGCGCTGCAGCTCTGGCAATGATGAAGACTGCACCCTTTCAAGCCGTCCCCAGCCAGCCCGCCATTGTCATCTGAGGCCCTGTGCTGCCTGGCGTGCAGGCAACTGGAGTAAG TGCTCTCGCAACTGTGGTGGCGGTTCCGCTACCAGGGATGTACAGTGTGTGGACACACGGGATCTCCGGCCATTGCGGCCCTTTCACTGCCAGCCCGGGCCTACCAAGCCACCCACCCGTCAGCTTTGTGGGACCCAACCTTGCCTCCCCTGGTACACCTCCTCCTGGAGAGAG TGCTCTGAGGCTTGTGGTGGTGGCGAACAGCAGCGTCTGGTGACTTGTCCAGAGCCAGGCCTCTGTGAGGAGTCGCTGAGACCCAACAACACCAGGCCCTGCAACACCCACCCCTGCACACAGTGGGTGGTAGGGCCCTGGGGTCAG TGCTCAGCCCCCTGTGGTGGTGGTGTTCAGCGGCGTCTGGTCAAGTGTGTGAACACTCAGACAGGCTtggcagaggaagacagtgacCTGTGTAGCCATGAGGCCTGGCCTGAGAGCTCACGGCCATGTGCCACTGAGGACTGTGAACTGGTTGAACCCTCAC gTTGTGAGCGGGATCGCCTGCCCTTCAATTTCTGTGAGACGCTGCGTCTGTTGGGCCGCTGCCAGCTGCCCACCATCCGCGCTCAGTGCTGCCGCTCATGTCCCCCACTCAGCCGCGGTGTCCCTTCCCGAGGCCATCAACGGGTGGCCAGACGATAA